In the Augochlora pura isolate Apur16 chromosome 7, APUR_v2.2.1, whole genome shotgun sequence genome, CAGTTTAATCTGATGGCAACGATCCagaattatatttcgaaatacCTGCATTAACAGTGCATGGCCATTATGCACTGGATTCCTCAATTGAAATGCGAAAACAACATCAGCACCCATGTCTTTGCACTTCCTCCGTATCTCGTTGGGAGTGAGCCTATAATCATCGAGGCCATCGTTCCATCTGATTCTCTCAAAAACTTCAAGCTCCCCGCCAACCAGCCAATCACCCGAGTTTTGAATCATTCTAATATGCGGATGATTTGGATCGCTTGTTCCAAATTCCCTGGAACACctacaattataaaacaaattatacggatgcattaaattcttatattacaATTAGATCGGTTAACGTCATTTGCTTCCATTTACGAAAACTGAAAAGATTGATTGGCAACTTAAATAGATTGCATTAGGACCTTTCATCCTTCCGGTGTGCAAAAAATTCGGGACTCCGTAGAATCGCCACAGAACGACCTTGATGTTTCAAAGTCAAGGCTGGTGCATCGTTGCATCGTTCCTTATCCGTTACGGTGATCGGAAGTACGATAGGTATCGACTGATTAATAACGCCACCATTTTGTTCGAGAGTTTTGAAATGTTGAcactaaaatattcaatatattatagaacTTTTCTTCTTCGATTCTCAATTGCCCGTGGTTCAAACAAACTTTTCCCACCTGCAAATATTCATATTCTCTCATAAAACCTTTTAAGGGACTCGCCCAACCCTCAGCCAGCACTTGGACCCATTGTAAGtcgacattattaatttcaatgccTGAAAATATCGAAGATTATTTCTCTATAACAATTATTGGACACCgattcaacaaatattttcctgcAACCAGAATACGAAACATTACAATGATAAAGAACGGAAACATACTCGGAAAATTCTCTGCTTCCAGTTTAACTACTTCAGCCCTCTCACTGGCGACGAAAAGCTCCTCAACAATCTTAGGAATCCTGGGAATAATTCCTTCCCTCTCCAACAAATCAATCACCATTCTCATCGACTTCTCCACATTACGAACCTCCGTGTTCACTATCAAATCTGGCTGCCTCGGCACTTCATACTGCTGTCCAACTCCGGTGAAACTTCGAATCATTCCTTCCCGCGCTTTTTTGTACAATCCTTTAACATCCCTTGCTTCGCAGATGGCCAACGAAGCTTCCACATAAATCTCGAAGAACTTCAGATCGTACTCCTCGAGGATCTTTCGGGCCAATCTTCTGTCATCTTCGAACGGTGAAACAAAGCTGCAAATAGTTATCACGCCGCAGTCAGAAAACATCTTTGCAACCTCTGCCGCTCTGCGAACGTTCTCCTCGCGATCCTCTTTCGTGAAACCTAAGTTCCTGTTTAATCCTTGCCGGATGTTGTCACCGTCCAGACTGTACGCTGGTATCCCCTGCAACCAGGAAGCCGTTCACTTGAAgatcgatcaattttttatgaGAAAGTGCCTGTCGGATATACAGTTCTTGAGGTGTCTAACTTCaggagaaaagaagaaactatCAGCTTCAGAAATGTTTAGTGCTTTAACTATTGCAGTTATAAAAATTGGGTAGAACCTACTCGCAGATTCGATTAAGTGCAATGGCGTattttgtttgtaatatttaaacgtgTCGACTATCGAGTTCCTGAGACGtctaattatttagaaaatggaTGCGACTCCTGCATTAGAAAGTTAACCGCGGAAGTTACGAACATGTTTCTGGTATAGAACGATTTGGCTGTGTCAAGTACAATGGTGTATTCCCGTGAAAATGATAATGTTCGAATATGTTTGAGAACTATTTTTCTcaacatttattcgaatcaaacTGGAATCAGCTGTTGAGTGGACCAGCTGTTAAGTTTCATTCGGATGGGAGTTCGACTGTCGGTCCGTTACTGGCTGTCATTAACTCGCCTGAGAAATGAGGTAGTACTCGAGTTGGAAAGAGATCGAAGTCTTCCCAGCACCGGAAAGTCCCGTTAACCATACGGTGCAGCCGCGGAATCCCTTGAACCTCCCATAAGACTCTCCTCGTTTCTCACGCGACACTTGATGAAGCTGTTGTGTCACGTTCGATGCGACGATCTGGAATCACGTGGTACAAATAtctacaatttacaatatttttctgttgctTTTGCGACAATTATTAAtctggaaatattaaattctaacgGCGTGTTTCacacatttataaaatcatttttaaagcGAATAATTCGCCTTAATATCTGACGAATTGCTAACAAAAATTagtgataattaataaataaaattagtaatataaatgggcaaaaataattggtaataaataacatcTGAAGTAAGCCTAGTACAACTTTG is a window encoding:
- the LOC144472468 gene encoding bifunctional 3'-phosphoadenosine 5'-phosphosulfate synthase 2 — encoded protein: MGMYLNSFVEDRSACRKSDKIVASNVTQQLHQVSREKRGESYGRFKGFRGCTVWLTGLSGAGKTSISFQLEYYLISQGIPAYSLDGDNIRQGLNRNLGFTKEDREENVRRAAEVAKMFSDCGVITICSFVSPFEDDRRLARKILEEYDLKFFEIYVEASLAICEARDVKGLYKKAREGMIRSFTGVGQQYEVPRQPDLIVNTEVRNVEKSMRMVIDLLEREGIIPRIPKIVEELFVASERAEVVKLEAENFPSIEINNVDLQWVQVLAEGWASPLKGFMREYEYLQCQHFKTLEQNGGVINQSIPIVLPITVTDKERCNDAPALTLKHQGRSVAILRSPEFFAHRKDERCSREFGTSDPNHPHIRMIQNSGDWLVGGELEVFERIRWNDGLDDYRLTPNEIRRKCKDMGADVVFAFQLRNPVHNGHALLMQDTRKYLVEERGFKKPVLLLHPLGGWTKEDDVPLPIRIKQHQCVLEEGVLHKDTILAIFPSPMLYAGPTEVQWHAKARMVAGANFYIVGRDPAGLPHPDKSKTLDGNLYDPTHGSKVLSMAPGLQNLEIIPFRVAAYDTKSKKMAFFEPQRSQDFAFISGTKMRELAKSGENPPEGFMAPRAWRVMADYYADQPKF